The following are from one region of the Microbacterium sp. BK668 genome:
- a CDS encoding AI-2E family transporter has translation MNGPEKPRGSVLDAVRDRTRIVSTDLQGHIPRGLRLTTAYAWRLLVIAAAAGVVIWLVIQLKLLVIPLLVSILITALLWPAFSWMLRHRFPRWLAIVIAAVGAIAVVAGLLWLVVWQITRQWSSVQQRTVEAVESLRQYLIDGPLHLTAQQIDDLLGQSWTFIQQQAELLWSGALAIGTTVGHVATGALLSVFILLCLLADGAGIWRWATRLFPQRARAAVDGAGRAGWVTVVNYARTQLLVATIDAIGIGLGAFLLGVPLAIPIAVLVFLGAFVPIVGAVLTGAVAVFLALVYNGPWIALWMLVVVLGVQQLEGHVLQPLLMGSAVKVHPLAVVLVVAGGAMIAGIPGALFAVPIAAFVNVVAVYLSERSWETGRSPHADLIWSTVPRSRPRPRRTPA, from the coding sequence ATGAACGGCCCCGAGAAGCCCCGCGGTTCGGTGCTCGACGCCGTCCGGGACCGCACGCGGATCGTCTCCACCGACCTCCAGGGCCACATCCCGCGAGGGCTCCGCCTCACGACGGCCTACGCGTGGCGGCTGCTGGTCATCGCAGCGGCCGCCGGGGTCGTCATCTGGCTCGTCATCCAGCTCAAGCTGCTCGTCATCCCCCTGCTCGTCTCGATTCTCATCACGGCACTGCTGTGGCCCGCGTTCAGCTGGATGCTGCGCCACCGCTTCCCCCGATGGCTCGCCATCGTCATCGCGGCCGTCGGGGCCATCGCCGTCGTGGCGGGTCTCCTGTGGCTGGTAGTGTGGCAGATCACCCGCCAATGGTCGAGCGTCCAGCAGCGCACCGTCGAAGCCGTGGAATCCCTGCGCCAGTACCTCATCGACGGTCCGCTCCATCTGACCGCCCAGCAGATCGACGATCTCCTCGGCCAGTCCTGGACCTTCATCCAGCAGCAGGCGGAGCTCCTCTGGTCGGGCGCCCTCGCGATCGGCACGACGGTCGGCCACGTCGCGACGGGCGCTCTGCTGTCGGTCTTCATCCTGCTGTGCCTCCTCGCCGACGGCGCCGGGATCTGGCGCTGGGCGACCCGCCTGTTCCCCCAGCGCGCACGGGCCGCCGTGGACGGCGCGGGGCGCGCGGGGTGGGTGACCGTCGTCAACTACGCGCGCACCCAGCTGCTGGTCGCGACGATCGATGCGATCGGCATCGGGCTCGGCGCCTTCCTGCTGGGTGTGCCCCTCGCGATCCCGATCGCCGTCCTGGTGTTCCTCGGCGCCTTCGTGCCGATCGTGGGAGCAGTCCTCACGGGAGCCGTCGCCGTCTTCCTCGCACTGGTCTACAACGGCCCGTGGATCGCCCTGTGGATGCTCGTCGTCGTCCTCGGCGTGCAGCAGCTGGAGGGCCACGTGCTCCAGCCGCTGCTCATGGGGTCGGCCGTGAAGGTGCACCCCCTCGCCGTCGTCCTGGTGGTCGCCGGCGGTGCCATGATCGCAGGCATCCCCGGAGCGCTGTTCGCCGTGCCCATCGCGGCGTTCGTCAACGTCGTCGCCGTGTACCTCAGCGAACGGTCCTGGGAGACCGGCCGAAGTCCGCATGCCGACCTCATCTGGAGCACCGTGCCGCGCAGCCGACCCCGCCCACGAAGGACCCCCGCATGA